From candidate division WOR-3 bacterium, the proteins below share one genomic window:
- a CDS encoding site-2 protease family protein has translation MNRLLGLVISIPAILTVITVHEYFHGYVAYRLGDATAKFAGRLTLNPIKHIDLFGFIAFLLLRFGWAKPVPVNPYNFRDMKKGMLYTSLAGPTSNFLFAIPLGILLRVFPGLLQNNVLRPIGLMLGLGLIYSLIFCAFNLIPIPPLDGSKVLFSLLPPRYVHIEHWLERYGFVLLIGLIFFDRITGIPILWGWIGPFVNIFTRLFAGTPAVIALGLGLLA, from the coding sequence ATGAACAGACTTCTAGGTCTTGTCATCTCAATACCCGCAATTCTGACAGTAATCACGGTGCACGAGTATTTTCACGGCTACGTAGCATACCGCCTCGGCGACGCGACGGCAAAATTCGCAGGACGCCTTACACTGAACCCAATCAAGCACATAGACCTCTTTGGGTTCATTGCTTTTCTGCTCCTTAGATTTGGCTGGGCTAAGCCAGTACCAGTCAATCCCTATAATTTCCGAGACATGAAGAAAGGTATGCTTTATACGTCCCTCGCCGGCCCCACGTCGAATTTTCTCTTTGCAATTCCTCTGGGCATTTTGCTGCGCGTGTTCCCTGGGTTGTTACAGAATAACGTTCTCAGGCCGATAGGTCTCATGCTCGGTCTCGGACTTATCTACAGTCTGATCTTTTGCGCGTTCAATCTAATACCGATCCCGCCGCTTGACGGGTCAAAAGTCCTTTTCAGCCTACTGCCACCACGTTACGTCCATATCGAGCACTGGCTCGAACGCTACGGGTTCGTGCTACTCATTGGATTGATATTTTTCGACCGGATTACAGGTATTCCAATACTATGGGGATGGATTGGACCTTTCGTGAATATTTTCACACGACTATTTGCTGGCACGCCTGCCGTCATAGCTTTGGGCCTCGGTCTTTTAGCATAG